One window of the bacterium genome contains the following:
- a CDS encoding O-antigen polymerase, which yields MKPRVRPFPRMVLAAAGITIVLAVSPSMTLDLVLVGLFVIAAMKAVRFDITHPAVWLPPFIYVYHYNVIVLHLTGYEHIEHPLMIVWIGWICLAVSELMFLGMCRTKTVRDGGAPPRPLDLTLVTICLGYTVMLLWLLKLCVAYFGSGFSNKIDFYVTGALPGLDYVPMWLLMFYGFWMVKRQDAGGPFHWPLFTLTGAFTLFATLALGERDIFLNFCAVSLFLVYHYYRPGKLLLYGAGVVIVGPMISVLHNLRNVFSRDMSDFSAFGEQGMMLSFLYGEFIAAGRNIDILLSNQQWWHYFYGHTVWWVFEHKFFPGVLVEARNSLTWFHQQFLPDWQAMVGGYGFTLAGDGYINFGLPGVALWYAIMAGIVVWLYNGRTRSGLRLVIYVISAPLFIFATRATIFYFPGEAMLILQPLIAAYVVDYLVRLAPHRATGRRGLSYFYIPSSSRTGKS from the coding sequence ATGAAACCGCGCGTGCGTCCCTTTCCCAGAATGGTTCTGGCGGCAGCGGGGATCACCATTGTCCTGGCGGTCAGCCCCAGCATGACGCTGGATCTGGTGCTGGTGGGGCTCTTTGTTATTGCCGCGATGAAGGCGGTGCGGTTCGATATCACGCACCCTGCCGTCTGGCTCCCGCCGTTCATTTATGTCTATCATTACAACGTCATTGTGCTGCACCTGACGGGTTACGAGCACATCGAGCATCCGCTGATGATCGTGTGGATCGGGTGGATCTGCCTTGCGGTGAGCGAACTGATGTTCCTCGGCATGTGCCGCACCAAAACAGTACGGGATGGCGGCGCACCGCCCAGACCGCTGGATCTGACGCTGGTCACGATCTGCCTTGGCTATACGGTGATGCTGCTCTGGCTGCTCAAACTGTGTGTCGCCTATTTTGGATCCGGATTCTCAAACAAGATTGACTTCTACGTCACCGGTGCGCTGCCCGGCCTGGATTATGTGCCGATGTGGCTGCTGATGTTTTACGGGTTCTGGATGGTCAAGCGGCAGGACGCGGGCGGACCGTTTCATTGGCCACTGTTCACTCTGACGGGAGCCTTCACGCTGTTTGCAACCCTTGCCCTTGGCGAGCGGGACATCTTTCTCAATTTTTGCGCGGTGTCGCTGTTCCTGGTTTACCATTACTACCGTCCCGGCAAACTGTTGCTTTATGGCGCGGGAGTGGTGATTGTCGGTCCGATGATTTCGGTCCTGCACAACCTGCGCAACGTGTTTTCGCGGGATATGTCGGATTTCAGTGCCTTTGGCGAGCAGGGAATGATGCTCTCCTTTCTGTATGGGGAGTTCATCGCGGCGGGACGCAACATCGACATTTTGCTCAGTAATCAGCAGTGGTGGCACTACTTTTACGGCCACACCGTGTGGTGGGTGTTCGAGCACAAGTTTTTTCCCGGCGTGCTGGTGGAAGCCCGCAATTCGCTGACATGGTTTCACCAGCAGTTCCTGCCCGACTGGCAGGCGATGGTCGGCGGATACGGTTTCACTCTTGCCGGCGACGGCTACATCAACTTCGGATTGCCGGGGGTCGCACTGTGGTACGCCATCATGGCGGGCATAGTGGTCTGGCTGTACAATGGCCGTACTCGCAGCGGCCTGCGGCTTGTGATCTACGTCATCAGCGCGCCGCTGTTCATTTTTGCCACACGCGCGACCATCTTCTACTTTCCCGGCGAAGCGATGCTGATCCTGCAGCCGCTGATCGCAGCGTATGTCGTCGACTATCTGGTCCGTCTGGCGCCGCATCGCGCCACCGGACGGCGCGGACTCTCTTACTTCTACATTCCATCATCTTCGAGGACTGGCAAATCATGA